The following coding sequences lie in one uncultured Methanobrevibacter sp. genomic window:
- a CDS encoding glycosyltransferase family 39 protein, with the protein MNLQEHKRDLIAISSLLAIVIVITLLLLNIDGKVGVYYVRDVFFYLNNALFYAGYDVGLANTRGLSPLIPMITSIFFRMGFISDFTIIAVSSTFYIFAALGMYFLLRLRFDEVLSFTGSMIFSTFPLVIVWVTKGMLDIPGLCIAIWAVYFMMLAFRRNTKYFYVAFPLIILGFFTRYTVLLMVPVLLIQFFLTENPISFIKTNIKDIVIGIGAGALVFAAFIGTYIYLNIGIFFLTQGSDVASSSHNALYDMSNNVFYYFNNFLIYIGAKNFIPYSLKPGAYLIDTMKWVGGRPSKISYTFAAISIIGIVLYLTKLFNAENREIIRNNCNKVRLAIFIVGLAVFFLTFMKVSIVLSVIIISIALVALYRILSKTDMDDLTFDFIMFYWFVVNLSFITYYHINVDRYFMPVLPTVAFFIVLSMKMIFDKLKSVKYMDKVRVIVPIGLVCLILICSGVYAMSNSPHSFDNNMHPNFETAALEEKTVGGWLMEHDPQYMNKTIWADRGGDMSFILRTEIPSYEKESNATNFTEKMINENVTYFIAKDNKTIAEPYNLIYKNGEVHLYYYKNDK; encoded by the coding sequence ATGAACCTACAAGAACATAAAAGAGATTTAATAGCAATATCTTCATTATTGGCAATTGTTATTGTGATTACATTATTATTGCTTAATATTGATGGAAAAGTAGGCGTCTATTATGTTCGAGATGTCTTTTTCTATTTAAATAATGCTCTTTTTTATGCAGGATATGATGTAGGACTGGCCAATACAAGAGGACTGTCACCCCTAATTCCAATGATAACATCCATATTTTTCAGAATGGGATTCATATCAGACTTTACAATAATTGCTGTAAGCAGCACATTTTACATATTTGCAGCTCTTGGAATGTATTTTTTATTGAGATTGAGATTCGATGAAGTCTTAAGCTTTACAGGCTCAATGATTTTTTCAACATTTCCTCTAGTAATAGTATGGGTTACAAAAGGAATGCTTGATATTCCAGGATTATGCATTGCAATATGGGCAGTTTATTTCATGATGCTGGCCTTTAGAAGAAATACAAAGTATTTTTATGTCGCATTTCCACTCATAATATTAGGATTTTTTACAAGATACACCGTTCTACTTATGGTTCCGGTGCTGCTAATACAATTTTTCTTAACTGAAAACCCAATTTCATTTATAAAAACCAATATTAAGGACATAGTTATAGGAATAGGAGCAGGAGCCCTCGTTTTTGCTGCGTTCATTGGAACCTACATATATTTAAATATTGGAATATTCTTTTTAACACAGGGCTCTGATGTTGCAAGCTCATCCCACAACGCTCTTTATGACATGAGCAACAATGTCTTTTACTACTTTAATAACTTTTTAATATACATAGGAGCTAAAAACTTCATTCCATACTCATTAAAACCCGGTGCATACTTAATAGATACAATGAAATGGGTCGGAGGCCGACCTTCAAAAATATCATATACATTTGCGGCAATATCCATAATTGGAATAGTTTTATACCTTACAAAATTATTCAACGCAGAAAATAGAGAGATTATTAGAAATAACTGCAATAAAGTGAGACTTGCAATATTCATTGTTGGTCTTGCAGTATTTTTCCTGACATTTATGAAAGTTTCAATTGTCCTATCCGTAATAATCATCTCAATTGCACTAGTTGCACTTTATAGAATACTATCAAAAACAGATATGGATGATTTAACATTTGATTTTATAATGTTCTACTGGTTTGTGGTCAATTTATCATTTATAACCTATTATCACATCAATGTAGACAGATATTTCATGCCTGTCCTTCCAACCGTGGCATTTTTCATAGTCTTATCAATGAAAATGATTTTTGATAAATTAAAATCTGTAAAATATATGGACAAAGTCAGGGTAATTGTACCAATCGGACTGGTTTGCCTGATACTAATATGCAGTGGAGTATATGCCATGTCAAACTCCCCTCACAGCTTTGACAATAATATGCATCCGAACTTTGAAACTGCAGCCCTTGAAGAAAAAACCGTCGGAGGATGGTTAATGGAACATGACCCACAATACATGAATAAAACAATCTGGGCAGATAGAGGAGGAGACATGTCATTCATATTGAGAACGGAAATTCCGTCATATGAAAAAGAGTCAAATGCTACAAATTTTACTGAGAAAATGATAAACGAAAATGTAACTTACTTTATTGCAAAAGACAATAAAACCATTGCAGAACCATATAATCTGATATACAAAAATGGAGAAGTTCACCTATACTATTATAAAAACGACAAATAA
- a CDS encoding NERD domain-containing protein has translation MKVVCCKNCGAKYQLDDNDDISTFECSTCAGDLEYLEEYSDDESNSRSSFINTFKYDNSQIVQCEDCGLKFKIKSSDSILDYECDSCGGSLRYLDEEMNKELDNYIEERRKEVSYIKQESEPMPEEPIIEEQTKDSPRSFKSITGRIENFFSEENMREIANFEKREEELNFEEESPSKTARTTIPENVLSKFGKEFALPKTNDYTILKNFLKDEFFKGMKEYYPDNTNEKPSERSVGSFFERLKIPEPDEKTGEISGSLFDPENNDFSFSNMDTNTIVLLIGAVIFILSIIEILLINSGIGIVALLIGVIILCYGLYKTRDVKETEKRTRIIREHLLTLPDDYYVFYNVKTPTSKSSINHLVVGPTGIYALLSQKYNPKLRLESENENLNLIGSSDLDEDKIEEFHDDDENVKKFRYTTKQAKFSQDNKIKQKALSLGEDLINFLNENNIKNCFVEPLVGFINNEVVVINLPLTDEDLFIEELLNQIQTSTIKLDSETIDKCAVLINNYSADCSSEII, from the coding sequence ATGAAAGTTGTATGCTGTAAGAACTGTGGTGCCAAGTACCAACTCGATGATAATGATGACATATCCACATTCGAGTGTTCTACATGTGCAGGTGACTTAGAATATTTGGAAGAATATTCCGATGATGAAAGTAACTCCCGTTCCTCATTTATTAACACATTCAAATATGATAATTCACAAATCGTTCAATGTGAAGACTGTGGATTAAAATTTAAAATTAAAAGTAGCGACAGCATACTTGATTATGAATGTGATAGCTGCGGAGGTTCTTTAAGATATCTTGATGAAGAAATGAATAAAGAACTTGACAACTATATTGAAGAGAGACGAAAAGAAGTTAGCTACATCAAACAAGAATCAGAACCAATGCCTGAGGAACCAATCATTGAAGAACAAACAAAAGATAGTCCACGCTCTTTTAAATCAATTACTGGCAGAATAGAAAATTTCTTCTCAGAAGAGAATATGCGAGAAATAGCTAATTTTGAAAAAAGAGAAGAAGAGCTTAACTTCGAAGAAGAATCACCATCTAAAACTGCTAGAACAACAATTCCTGAAAATGTGTTATCAAAATTTGGAAAGGAATTCGCACTTCCAAAAACTAATGATTACACAATCTTGAAAAATTTCCTTAAAGATGAATTCTTTAAAGGAATGAAAGAATATTATCCAGATAATACTAATGAAAAACCTAGTGAAAGATCAGTGGGAAGTTTCTTTGAAAGACTTAAAATACCTGAACCGGATGAAAAAACCGGTGAAATTTCAGGTTCCCTCTTTGACCCTGAAAATAATGATTTTAGTTTTTCAAACATGGATACAAATACCATAGTACTTCTTATTGGAGCAGTGATTTTTATTTTAAGTATTATTGAGATATTATTAATTAACAGCGGTATTGGAATCGTTGCTCTATTAATTGGCGTAATTATCTTATGTTATGGACTTTACAAAACAAGAGATGTAAAAGAAACTGAAAAAAGAACCAGAATTATCAGAGAACACTTACTGACATTACCTGATGATTACTATGTATTTTACAATGTAAAAACTCCAACATCAAAATCCAGTATAAACCATTTAGTTGTAGGTCCAACTGGAATTTATGCTCTTTTATCACAAAAATACAATCCTAAACTCAGATTAGAATCCGAAAATGAAAATCTAAACTTAATCGGATCAAGCGATTTGGATGAAGATAAAATTGAAGAGTTCCACGACGATGATGAAAACGTCAAAAAATTCAGATATACCACTAAACAGGCTAAGTTCTCACAAGACAACAAAATCAAACAAAAAGCTTTAAGTTTAGGAGAAGATTTAATTAATTTCCTCAATGAAAATAACATTAAAAATTGCTTTGTTGAACCTCTTGTAGGTTTTATAAACAATGAAGTTGTTGTAATCAATCTGCCATTGACAGATGAAGACCTGTTTATTGAAGAATTATTAAATCAAATACAAACCAGTACAATTAAATTAGACTCTGAAACAATTGACAAATGTGCTGTTTTAATTAACAACTATTCTGCAGATTGTTCTTCAGAAATAATTTAA
- a CDS encoding N-acetylneuraminate synthase family protein, with the protein MLVFNKKPFIIADISLAYYEFAKQEEIADIEAAKFLIDEAQSCGVDAVMFQSFKAENVLSRDSSALDELGLSMDYFDSLKNLDKFGVGEFKQLAEHCRSIGMTFLSTPLDFESVDYLDEFLDVYQIASSDINNIPFIKHVASKNKPILLSTGAATLMEIKNAIKAIEDVSTVDIVIMHSIMSFPTSYEDANLLMIKDLIENFPEYEVGYSDHTKPDDDMLILTTAYNYGANVLEKHFTFDKKLNGVDSCYAMDGDDVIRFKRNALFLSKISGRKNKQPLICESYARKEYRKSIVAKNDIKKGDTITEADITFKRPGIGIAPIYADDVVGRIADNDIPKDALIKFEMLK; encoded by the coding sequence ATGTTAGTATTTAATAAAAAGCCATTTATTATAGCCGATATAAGTCTTGCATATTATGAATTTGCCAAGCAGGAAGAAATAGCAGATATTGAAGCTGCTAAATTTTTAATTGACGAAGCACAATCATGCGGTGTGGATGCAGTAATGTTTCAGTCATTCAAAGCTGAAAATGTTCTTTCAAGAGATAGCTCTGCACTTGATGAATTGGGTCTCTCAATGGATTATTTCGATTCTTTAAAAAATCTTGATAAATTTGGTGTTGGTGAATTCAAGCAGTTGGCGGAGCATTGTCGAAGCATCGGAATGACTTTTTTATCAACTCCTCTTGATTTTGAATCTGTTGATTATCTGGATGAATTTTTGGACGTTTATCAAATTGCTTCATCAGACATTAATAATATTCCATTCATTAAACATGTTGCAAGCAAGAATAAACCGATATTGCTTTCAACTGGTGCAGCAACCTTAATGGAAATTAAAAATGCTATCAAAGCCATTGAAGATGTTTCTACAGTTGATATTGTAATAATGCATTCAATAATGTCTTTCCCTACTAGTTATGAAGATGCTAATCTGCTGATGATAAAGGATTTGATTGAAAATTTCCCTGAATATGAAGTAGGATATTCTGATCACACAAAACCTGATGATGACATGCTGATTTTGACAACTGCATACAATTATGGAGCAAATGTTTTGGAAAAGCATTTCACTTTTGATAAAAAATTGAATGGCGTGGATTCATGTTATGCGATGGACGGCGATGATGTTATTAGATTTAAAAGAAATGCTCTCTTTTTATCAAAAATCAGTGGTCGTAAAAATAAGCAGCCATTGATTTGTGAGTCTTATGCCCGTAAGGAATATCGAAAATCTATTGTTGCAAAAAATGATATTAAGAAAGGTGATACTATAACTGAGGCAGATATTACATTTAAGCGCCCAGGTATAGGTATTGCGCCTATTTATGCTGATGATGTAGTTGGCAGAATTGCAGATAATGACATTCCTAAAGATGCCTTAATTAAATTTGAAATGTTAAAATAA
- a CDS encoding cytidylyltransferase domain-containing protein yields the protein MFNNNMILVVIPARGGSKGIPRKNLRLLHGKPLITYAIDVAKSSQYVDDVVVTTDDSQIALIAEKFGASVVRRSEELSTDNVLLDPVIHDAMIQKEKLAFDEYDIVITLQPTSPLVKTKSLDAVIEKFEDFSIDSVISVVDDRHLSWGYDENNHRYFPNYIDRVAKVDLPKSFRETGAILATRRSFVKENSRLGTNIDIVEVSREESVSIEEYEDWWLAENYLKKKKIAIVVNANDEIGTSHLSRCVTIASKLVFHEVLFLIDEHYPLGVDILDKFNYSYRTYEDFEELFEIFNQYGPNIIINDILDTSGEYISSLKTDGYFVVNFEDIGFGSGIADVVFDDLYEHASEEKNVFQGSRYFILNDEFYYQQSKIITNEVNRVLVNFGNVDSNNFTEKVIDAILTTNFEGRIDVIVGLGNNRLEDLIAKYESNPLIQFYRNVSNVSEFIFRADLVFTSSDKSVYEICSLGVPTICLCQNERELSHTFVNPEKGFINLGLGNDVESQEIVEKFINLVNNYEWRLELNKRMLNVELRYGFENMLAVVEYEYRKFQNRLR from the coding sequence ATGTTTAATAATAATATGATTTTAGTAGTTATTCCCGCAAGAGGAGGTTCAAAAGGCATTCCTCGTAAAAATTTGAGACTGCTTCACGGCAAACCCCTCATTACTTATGCTATAGATGTTGCCAAATCTTCTCAATATGTTGATGATGTGGTAGTAACTACTGATGATTCTCAAATTGCATTGATAGCTGAAAAGTTTGGAGCCAGTGTTGTTAGGCGTTCTGAAGAATTGTCTACAGATAATGTCCTGCTTGATCCTGTTATTCATGATGCAATGATTCAAAAAGAAAAATTAGCTTTTGATGAATATGATATTGTAATAACTCTTCAACCTACTTCTCCATTAGTCAAAACTAAATCTTTGGATGCAGTGATTGAAAAATTTGAAGATTTCAGTATTGACAGTGTAATTTCCGTTGTTGACGACAGACACTTAAGTTGGGGATATGATGAGAATAATCATAGATATTTCCCTAATTACATTGACAGGGTCGCAAAAGTTGACCTGCCAAAATCATTCAGGGAAACTGGTGCTATTTTAGCTACCAGAAGATCGTTTGTCAAGGAAAATTCCCGTTTAGGTACCAATATAGACATTGTTGAAGTTTCACGTGAAGAAAGTGTCAGTATTGAAGAGTATGAAGATTGGTGGCTTGCTGAAAACTATCTCAAAAAGAAAAAAATAGCCATCGTTGTTAATGCCAATGATGAAATTGGAACAAGTCATCTCAGCAGGTGCGTAACAATAGCTTCAAAGCTTGTGTTCCATGAAGTTTTATTTTTAATCGACGAACATTATCCGCTGGGCGTTGATATTCTTGATAAATTCAATTATTCTTACAGGACATATGAAGATTTTGAAGAGTTGTTTGAAATTTTTAATCAATATGGTCCTAATATAATAATTAATGATATATTGGATACCTCTGGTGAATACATATCTTCTTTAAAAACAGACGGTTATTTTGTAGTTAATTTTGAAGACATTGGTTTTGGCAGCGGTATTGCGGATGTTGTATTTGACGATTTGTATGAACATGCTTCTGAAGAGAAAAATGTATTTCAGGGCAGCAGATATTTCATTTTAAATGATGAATTCTATTATCAGCAGTCCAAAATAATAACTAATGAGGTTAATAGGGTTTTAGTTAATTTTGGTAATGTTGATAGCAATAATTTTACAGAAAAGGTAATCGATGCGATTTTAACTACAAACTTTGAAGGCAGAATCGATGTTATTGTAGGTTTGGGCAATAATCGTTTGGAGGATTTAATAGCCAAATATGAATCAAATCCTTTAATTCAATTTTACAGGAATGTTTCCAATGTCAGTGAATTCATATTCAGGGCTGATCTTGTTTTCACATCTTCAGATAAATCCGTTTATGAAATCTGTTCTTTGGGTGTTCCGACAATCTGCTTATGTCAAAACGAGCGTGAATTGTCTCATACATTTGTCAATCCTGAAAAAGGATTTATAAATTTGGGTTTGGGTAATGATGTTGAAAGTCAGGAAATTGTTGAGAAGTTTATTAATCTTGTCAATAACTATGAGTGGAGACTTGAATTGAATAAGAGAATGTTAAACGTTGAGTTGAGATACGGATTTGAAAATATGCTTGCCGTTGTTGAATATGAGTATAGGAAATTCCAAAACAGACTAAGGTAA
- the hypD gene encoding hydrogenase formation protein HypD, whose protein sequence is MKNMSEKLIGKINELATPVKIMHVCGSHEHTIMENGIRSLLPDDVEIIAGPGCPVCVVPSREIDEALELIDKGVTITTFGDMLRVPGSERSLADAKAEGGDVRVVYGINRAIEIAEKEDNDVAFISAGFETTAPTTAAELLSTPPENFSVLSCHRLIPPAIDFLINSGETSLNALIQPGHVCTIIGTKPFEYFSTDFGIPQAVAGFNPLDILMSVYMILRQIHNETPKIENEYKRAVREEGNVVAQEMMEQVFDVTSREWRGFPKIPNSILEIKDEFSEFNAREKYDIEVKDVNEAPKGCICGPILRGLARPEDCKLFRKACNPLHPIGACMVSKEGTCNIAHRYSRG, encoded by the coding sequence ATGAAAAATATGTCTGAAAAGTTAATAGGAAAAATTAATGAATTAGCTACACCCGTTAAAATAATGCACGTGTGTGGTTCCCATGAACACACTATAATGGAAAATGGAATCAGAAGCCTGCTTCCTGACGATGTGGAAATTATTGCAGGTCCAGGATGTCCGGTTTGTGTTGTGCCATCACGTGAAATTGATGAAGCATTAGAACTTATTGATAAAGGCGTGACAATAACCACCTTCGGAGATATGCTGAGAGTACCAGGATCTGAAAGATCACTTGCAGATGCTAAAGCAGAAGGAGGAGACGTAAGAGTAGTTTATGGAATAAACAGAGCTATTGAAATAGCTGAAAAAGAAGACAATGATGTTGCATTCATATCTGCAGGCTTTGAAACAACCGCACCTACAACCGCAGCGGAATTATTAAGTACCCCTCCTGAAAACTTCTCAGTGCTTTCATGTCACAGACTAATACCTCCTGCAATTGATTTTCTAATCAACTCAGGAGAAACCAGCTTAAATGCATTAATCCAGCCAGGACACGTATGTACAATTATTGGAACAAAACCTTTCGAATACTTCTCAACTGACTTTGGAATTCCACAGGCAGTAGCAGGATTTAACCCACTTGACATTTTAATGTCAGTTTACATGATTTTAAGACAAATTCACAATGAAACACCGAAAATTGAAAATGAATACAAAAGAGCAGTTCGTGAAGAAGGAAATGTTGTAGCTCAAGAGATGATGGAACAGGTATTTGATGTAACCTCAAGAGAATGGAGAGGATTTCCTAAAATACCAAATTCAATCTTAGAAATTAAAGATGAGTTCAGCGAGTTCAATGCAAGGGAAAAATATGACATCGAAGTAAAAGACGTTAATGAAGCCCCTAAAGGATGTATTTGCGGACCAATTTTAAGAGGCCTTGCAAGACCTGAAGACTGCAAACTCTTTAGAAAAGCATGCAATCCACTACATCCTATCGGAGCATGTATGGTAAGTAAAGAAGGAACCTGTAACATCGCACACAGATATTCAAGAGGATAA
- a CDS encoding phosphoglycolate phosphatase: MTIEAIAVDIDGTITDEKRQICISAIKALRKAEAAGIPTIIVTGNVVNYAYATEVLIGCSGGIVCENGGVVFKEGENNNAVETLVDKDFVTSAENHLKEKLGEKFDQHASHDNMYRLTETVFYKTLKREELEEALKDFKYLDELEIYDSGFALHITDKRVNKGTSLKYLCERNGINMENVMAIGDSQNDEDFLRQAGYKIAVGNAEEKLKEISTYTCENLFGDGVAEAIEKFAL, encoded by the coding sequence ATGACAATAGAAGCAATCGCAGTAGATATCGATGGAACAATAACTGACGAAAAAAGACAAATCTGCATATCCGCAATTAAAGCTCTAAGAAAAGCAGAAGCAGCAGGCATTCCCACAATTATCGTTACCGGAAATGTGGTAAATTATGCATATGCCACCGAAGTACTTATCGGATGCAGCGGAGGGATCGTATGTGAAAACGGAGGTGTCGTATTTAAAGAAGGTGAAAACAACAATGCTGTTGAAACATTAGTTGACAAAGATTTCGTCACATCAGCAGAAAACCACTTAAAAGAGAAATTGGGTGAAAAATTCGACCAGCACGCATCCCATGACAACATGTACCGATTAACAGAAACCGTTTTTTACAAAACTCTAAAGAGAGAAGAACTTGAAGAGGCCTTAAAAGATTTTAAATACCTTGACGAACTTGAAATTTATGACAGCGGTTTTGCACTCCACATTACAGATAAAAGAGTCAACAAAGGAACTTCACTAAAATATTTATGTGAAAGAAACGGCATCAACATGGAAAATGTGATGGCTATTGGAGACAGCCAGAATGATGAGGATTTCCTTAGGCAAGCGGGATATAAGATAGCAGTTGGAAATGCCGAAGAAAAACTAAAAGAAATAAGCACTTATACCTGTGAAAATCTATTTGGAGACGGAGTGGCAGAAGCTATTGAAAAATTTGCACTGTAG
- a CDS encoding TldD/PmbA family protein, giving the protein MIYELAEKAEKTVKGKCDAYEIYIDEDKTIVLDSEQNELNFVKEEIEQGIGIRVIKDKKIGFAFTSNLDKIEETVNQAIDNAKLTKPDNYAFSEVSKVNDVKGVYDKKFNDLDLDESIELLKTTIQTATDSGCEVTGSGFDASEGRSLIINSNGVSIENQGTGFGLGLSVTIQKDGEIATAYNSQSSRFFELDGEKLANEVCGLAKSSLNTKSIETDDYDAVLDYYAAIGLLQTFMGAFNGENVMRGRSILKDKLGSEIANPTLSIIDNPLLEKGMHTTKCDGEGSVSQKTDLIKNGVLNSFIYDIYTANKENVKTTSNGYRGSYFGTPQISPSNLEFKFSEMRDLSEIHKGVQITSVLGAHTANPISGDFSVEASNAFKIENGELTDPINKAMVSGNIFEIMKKVEGINSEIKQYSSFIIPKLLVHNLRIVGQ; this is encoded by the coding sequence ATGATATATGAACTAGCTGAAAAAGCAGAAAAAACAGTTAAAGGCAAATGTGATGCTTACGAAATTTATATTGACGAAGATAAAACCATAGTACTTGATTCGGAACAGAATGAATTGAACTTTGTAAAAGAGGAGATTGAACAGGGAATTGGAATAAGAGTAATTAAAGACAAAAAAATCGGATTTGCATTTACTTCAAACTTGGATAAAATTGAAGAAACTGTAAATCAGGCCATAGACAATGCAAAATTAACAAAACCTGATAATTATGCATTTTCTGAAGTCAGCAAAGTAAATGACGTTAAAGGAGTCTATGATAAAAAATTCAATGACCTTGACCTTGATGAATCAATTGAACTTCTGAAAACCACAATCCAAACAGCAACAGACAGCGGATGTGAGGTAACAGGTTCAGGATTTGATGCCAGTGAAGGAAGGTCATTAATAATAAATTCCAATGGAGTTTCAATAGAAAATCAGGGAACAGGATTTGGACTGGGATTATCAGTAACCATACAAAAAGATGGTGAAATTGCAACTGCATACAATTCACAATCTTCAAGGTTTTTTGAACTGGACGGTGAAAAATTGGCAAATGAAGTATGTGGCCTTGCCAAAAGTTCTTTGAATACCAAAAGCATTGAAACTGATGATTATGATGCGGTTTTAGATTATTATGCTGCAATCGGACTTCTGCAAACATTCATGGGAGCATTCAATGGTGAAAATGTAATGAGAGGAAGATCCATTTTGAAAGATAAACTCGGAAGCGAAATAGCTAATCCTACACTGTCAATCATTGACAATCCTCTTTTGGAAAAAGGAATGCATACCACAAAATGTGACGGTGAAGGAAGCGTATCCCAAAAAACAGATTTAATTAAAAACGGTGTTTTAAACTCATTTATCTATGATATTTACACCGCAAACAAGGAAAACGTTAAAACAACTTCCAATGGATATAGAGGATCTTATTTTGGAACACCGCAAATCAGTCCAAGCAATTTAGAATTCAAATTTAGTGAAATGAGAGATTTATCTGAAATCCACAAAGGAGTCCAGATAACAAGTGTCCTAGGGGCCCACACAGCAAATCCAATATCTGGAGACTTTTCAGTTGAAGCAAGTAATGCATTTAAAATTGAAAATGGTGAACTGACAGACCCTATTAACAAAGCAATGGTTTCTGGAAATATCTTTGAAATCATGAAAAAAGTAGAAGGAATAAACTCTGAAATTAAACAATACAGCTCATTCATAATTCCTAAACTGTTAGTACATAATTTAAGAATAGTGGGACAGTGA
- a CDS encoding GyrI-like domain-containing protein gives MDYEVKVIPEQKLGVINCKTPIGDLGIFLSILMDWVDTEDIETEGEPFIVYFSPRHEVNEGDVVYDVSIAIKGDPDETDRIRVVDMIENKVLAGKHFGSTDNIMDTYAELVEVAQANNYDIIGSPKEVLIKGFYNCDDEDDFITEIQLPIIEM, from the coding sequence ATGGATTATGAAGTAAAAGTAATTCCAGAACAAAAATTGGGAGTGATTAATTGTAAAACTCCAATTGGAGATTTAGGAATATTCCTTTCCATATTGATGGATTGGGTTGATACTGAAGATATTGAAACTGAAGGAGAACCATTTATTGTTTATTTTTCACCAAGGCATGAAGTTAATGAAGGTGATGTTGTATATGATGTAAGCATTGCCATTAAAGGTGATCCGGATGAAACTGACAGGATTCGTGTCGTTGACATGATTGAAAACAAGGTTCTTGCAGGAAAACACTTTGGTTCAACTGACAATATCATGGATACCTATGCTGAGTTGGTTGAAGTTGCACAGGCCAATAATTATGATATTATAGGATCTCCTAAGGAAGTTTTAATCAAAGGGTTCTATAATTGTGATGATGAAGATGATTTCATCACTGAAATTCAGTTGCCTATTATTGAGATGTAA